From a single Labrus bergylta chromosome 14, fLabBer1.1, whole genome shotgun sequence genomic region:
- the ccna1 gene encoding cyclin-A1 isoform X1, producing the protein MMNISSHAHCGSRTSKENILHSIKPEVSQVQRPKQRTVLGVLSENEQRCRSQSQGSQFSKHSSISDGSQLTFLGCPSSSSFDVYVEEACEVVLAASGQEVVSNSYYEDAETAALQNEGVRLLLELSSSSCQDVSMQSENDKYLMSEQVLCVSQYAQDIHRHLRESEIRLRPMSGYLDKHPEITISMRVILVDWLVEVVEEYQLRSETLHLAVNYLDRFLSCVACVKRGKLQLVGTAALMIAAKYEEISPPELSEFVYTTDSTYTKKQLVRMEHVFLRVLAFKMAAPTINQFLQLFMSIQPLCANSENLAQYLAELSLLEIDPFLQYNQSTVAAAAYCLGIYTINRSLWPDSLHYFTGYTMGEIVPCLNELHKLYISAESRPQQAIREKYKSSKYCRVSLITPPAVLPFL; encoded by the exons ATGAACATCAGCTCACATGCCCATTGTGGCAGTCGCACTAGCAAAGAAAATATCCTACATTCAATCAAGCCAGAAGTATCGCAGGTCCAGCGGCCCAAGCAGCGGACAGTGCTAGGTGTGCTGTCAGAAAATGAGCAGCGTTGTCGATCCCAAAGCCAG GGAAGTCAGTTCTCCAAACACAGTTCAATCTCAGACGGCTCCCAGCTCACCTTTCTTGGCTGTCCCTCTAGTTCCAGCTTTGATGTGTATGTGGAAGAGGCCTGTGAAGTTGTCCTCGCAGCCTCTGGTCAAGAAGTTGTCTCAAACAGCTATTATGAGGATGCAGAAACCGCTGCACTGCAGAATGAAGGTGTGAGACTGCTCCTGGAACTGAGTTCAA GTTCATGCCAGGATGTTTCTATGCAGTCTGAAAATGATAAATACCTGATGTCAGAGCAGgtgctgtgtgtttcccagtaCGCGCAGGACATTCACCGGCACCTGAGGGAGAGTGAG ATAAGGTTAAGGCCAATGTCTGGCTACTTAGACAAACATCCAGAGATCACCATCAGCATGCGGGTCATCCTGGTGGACTGGCTGGTGGAAGTCGTAGAGGAATATCAGCTTCGTTCTGAGACTCTGCACCTCGCTGTCAACTATTTGGACCGCTTTCTCTCCTGCGTGGCGTGTGTGAAGCGGGGCAAGCTTCAGCTGGTTGGCACAGCTGCATTAATGATTGCTGC AAAGTATGAGGAGATCTCCCCTCCCGAGCTGAGCGAGTTTGTGTACACCACAGACAGCACCTACACTAAGAAGCAGCTGGTCCGGATGGAGCATGTTTTCCTCCGAGTGCTAGCTTTCAAGATGGCAGCACCCACTATAAACCAGTTCCTTCAGCTTTTCATGTCCATTCAGCCTCTGTGTGCCAACTCAGAGAATCTTGCACAG tATTTAGCAGAATTAAGCCTGCTGGAAATTGATCCATTCCTACAGTACAACCAATCAACAGTGGCAGCTGCAGCGTACTGCCTAGGTATCTACACTATAAACAGATCTCTCTGG CCTGATTCCTTACATTACTTTACTGGTTATACCATGGGTGAAATTGTTCCTTGCCTGAATGAACTGCACAAGCTGTACATAAGTGCTGAGAGTCGCCCACAACAGGCCATCAGGGAAAAGTACAAGAGTTCAAA GTATTGTCGTGTGTCATTGATCACCCCGCCTGCTGTTCTACCTTTCCTATGA
- the ccna1 gene encoding cyclin-A1 isoform X2 — protein sequence MMNISSHAHCGSRTSKENILHSIKPEVSQVQRPKQRTVLGVLSENEQRCRSQSQGSQFSKHSSISDGSQLTFLGCPSSSSFDVYVEEACEVVLAASGQEVVSNSYYEDAETAALQNEGSCQDVSMQSENDKYLMSEQVLCVSQYAQDIHRHLRESEIRLRPMSGYLDKHPEITISMRVILVDWLVEVVEEYQLRSETLHLAVNYLDRFLSCVACVKRGKLQLVGTAALMIAAKYEEISPPELSEFVYTTDSTYTKKQLVRMEHVFLRVLAFKMAAPTINQFLQLFMSIQPLCANSENLAQYLAELSLLEIDPFLQYNQSTVAAAAYCLGIYTINRSLWPDSLHYFTGYTMGEIVPCLNELHKLYISAESRPQQAIREKYKSSKYCRVSLITPPAVLPFL from the exons ATGAACATCAGCTCACATGCCCATTGTGGCAGTCGCACTAGCAAAGAAAATATCCTACATTCAATCAAGCCAGAAGTATCGCAGGTCCAGCGGCCCAAGCAGCGGACAGTGCTAGGTGTGCTGTCAGAAAATGAGCAGCGTTGTCGATCCCAAAGCCAG GGAAGTCAGTTCTCCAAACACAGTTCAATCTCAGACGGCTCCCAGCTCACCTTTCTTGGCTGTCCCTCTAGTTCCAGCTTTGATGTGTATGTGGAAGAGGCCTGTGAAGTTGTCCTCGCAGCCTCTGGTCAAGAAGTTGTCTCAAACAGCTATTATGAGGATGCAGAAACCGCTGCACTGCAGAATGAAG GTTCATGCCAGGATGTTTCTATGCAGTCTGAAAATGATAAATACCTGATGTCAGAGCAGgtgctgtgtgtttcccagtaCGCGCAGGACATTCACCGGCACCTGAGGGAGAGTGAG ATAAGGTTAAGGCCAATGTCTGGCTACTTAGACAAACATCCAGAGATCACCATCAGCATGCGGGTCATCCTGGTGGACTGGCTGGTGGAAGTCGTAGAGGAATATCAGCTTCGTTCTGAGACTCTGCACCTCGCTGTCAACTATTTGGACCGCTTTCTCTCCTGCGTGGCGTGTGTGAAGCGGGGCAAGCTTCAGCTGGTTGGCACAGCTGCATTAATGATTGCTGC AAAGTATGAGGAGATCTCCCCTCCCGAGCTGAGCGAGTTTGTGTACACCACAGACAGCACCTACACTAAGAAGCAGCTGGTCCGGATGGAGCATGTTTTCCTCCGAGTGCTAGCTTTCAAGATGGCAGCACCCACTATAAACCAGTTCCTTCAGCTTTTCATGTCCATTCAGCCTCTGTGTGCCAACTCAGAGAATCTTGCACAG tATTTAGCAGAATTAAGCCTGCTGGAAATTGATCCATTCCTACAGTACAACCAATCAACAGTGGCAGCTGCAGCGTACTGCCTAGGTATCTACACTATAAACAGATCTCTCTGG CCTGATTCCTTACATTACTTTACTGGTTATACCATGGGTGAAATTGTTCCTTGCCTGAATGAACTGCACAAGCTGTACATAAGTGCTGAGAGTCGCCCACAACAGGCCATCAGGGAAAAGTACAAGAGTTCAAA GTATTGTCGTGTGTCATTGATCACCCCGCCTGCTGTTCTACCTTTCCTATGA